A segment of the Agromyces sp. H17E-10 genome:
GAGGATGCGCTGGTTCGCGAGGTCGATGAGCCGGCCCGGCGTGCCCACGACGATCTGCGCGCCGGCCTTGAGCTGCTCGATCTGGCCCTCGTACGCCTTGCCGCCGTAGATCGAGACGATCTTGGTGGGCCGGTTCGAGGTGGCGAGCTCGAGGTCTTCGGTCACCTGCACCGCGAGTTCGCGCGTCGGCACGACGACGAGCGCCTTGACGCCGTGCTCGGGGTCGTCGCCGAGACGCTGGATGAGCGGCAGGCCGAACCCGAAGGTCTTGCCCGTGCCGGTCTTGGCCTGGCCGATGATGTCCTGCCCGGTGAGGGCGAGGGGGATGGTCTGCTCCTGGATGGGGAAGGCATCGACGATGCCCTTGCCCGCGAGCGCGTCGACGATGTCGGACGCGATGCCGAGGTCGGTGAATGTGGTCAAAGATCTGCCTGTCGGTCGTGCTTCGAGAGTGAAGGTCGTGAGGTGCGCCTCGACTCAATCCCGGGCGCACGGCCGCGGATCCAGCGTCCGCATGCCCCTCCACCCTATCCGAGACTGCCTGTGAGCCTCGGATAGGCTGTGCTCGTGGTGTTCTGGTCCAACCGGCGCGGTGCGCGTCAAGAGCTTCCGCGGCTGCGTCCGCGGGTCGCGCCGACCGAGGTCGCGAAGGTCGACTTCACCGAACTCGTGCCCGACCCGGTGCCGTTCCTCGGCCAGGCCGCGTACATCCAGCTCGAGTTCTTCGAGAGCCTCTCGAAGGCCGTGATCGGTGCCACCTCGATGCACTCGAAGGAGCGGCTGAGTGCCGCGGCCGGCATTGCACTGCGCAAGCACCACGAGCTCATCGCCGAGCTCCGACGGCTCGGCGTCGAGCCCGACGAGGTCATGGCCCCGTTCGCGCCGGCCACCGACCGCCTCGGCCAGGCCACGGCGGGTGCCGACCAGTACGAGCTCATGCTCGGCATCCACGTGACGTCGGGCATGCTCGACGACTACTTCGCGCGCCTCGCCGAGGGGCTGCCGGCCGACCTGCGAACGCGGGTGCGATCGATCCTCGCCGCCGGCGGCATCGGCGAAGTGCTCGACGCCGAACTGCGGGCCGCGATCGAGTCGCAGCCCGGGCTCGCCGACCGGCTCGCCCTGTGGGGGCGCAGCATCGTCGGCGACACGCTGCTCATCGCGCGCTCGGCACTGCGCGGATCCGAGCCGGCCGAGCGCGCCGGCGATCGTGTCGAGCCGGTGTTCACCGAGCTCATCGCCGAGCACACGCGTCGCATGGACGCGCTCGGCCTCACGGCCTGAGCGACGTCGCCGAACTGCCCGGGATGCCCCGGGGCCGGCGCGTCAGGCCTTGCCGAGGCCGTGTCGCGAGAGGTGCTCGAACCGCGCCGCATCCGCCTTCTCGCGGCCGGGGCCGACCAGCCACGCCGACAGGGCCGAGGCGACCGCCGAAGCGCCGAGCGAGGCGACCCAGATCCAGCCGCCGTCCCACGCCCAGCCGAGCCACGTGAGCGCGACCCAGACCACCGCGGCGACGCCGGCGCCGATCGCGGGCACGAGCACGACGCCGCGCAGCTTGCGCAGCGGGAAGAGGAAGTGCGCCGCGATGCCGAGGATGGCGCCGCCGAGGGTGACGAAGAGGAGTTCCATGCTCAGGCGACGAACCCGACGCGGCGCGACTCCTCCGAGCCGATCTCGACGTACGCGAGCGCCGCGGCCGGCACGACGTAGACGGTGCCCTTGTCGTCGGCGAGCTTCAGCAGCGCGGACTGCCCGGCGAGCGCCGCGGCGACCGCCTGCTCGACCTCTGCGGCCGACTGCGAGGTCTCGAACCCGAGTTCACGGGGGGAGTTCTGGATGCCGATGCGAACGTCCACGGTACGCCTTTCTGCTCTTGCTGAAACCCTACACATCGGGGGCACGCGAGCCGTTCGCGTTCACTGTCGGCGGAACCGGTTAACGTTGCCGACATGCAGGGCACCCGAACCGCTCCAGAGCTCGTCCGACGACTCGCCGGCGGCGGGCACGCGGCGGTGTTCGGCGCGCCCGGCAGCGGCAAGACGACGCTCGCGATCGAGCTCGTCGCCGACCACGTCGAGCACGAGGGCGGCACGACCGACGAGGTGCTCGTGGTGTCGGCGACGCGCACGGCGGCGACCTCGCTGCGCGATGCGCTCGCCGTGCGCCTGGGGCTCACGACGCGCGGCCCCCTCGCGCGCACCGCGAACTCGATCGCGTTCGAGCTGGTTCGCGCGTACACGGGCCGGCCCGTGACCCTCCTCACGGGCGCCGAGCACGACCACATCATCGGCGAGCTGCTCGAGGGCGGCGTGCGCGACGGGTTCGGCCCGGCCTGGCCCGATCCGCTCACGGCAGAGGTGCGGGCGCTGCGCGGATTCCGCACCGAGCTCCGCGATCTCATGATGCGCGCCGTCGAGCACGGCGTCGACGCCGAGACCCTCGCCCGCCTCGGCGAGCGGTGCGATCGCCCCGAATGGGTGGCCGCCGCCGCGTTCCTCGCCGAGTACGACGAGGTCAAGGCCCAGTTGCGCCCCACCCAGTACGACTCGGCCGAACTCGCCGCGTTCGCGGCGGCGATCGTGCGCCGCAGCACGGTAGAGGCCGAGGCCGTCGAGGCGCTCGGGCGGCTCGCGGCGCTGCGGCTCGTCGTGGTCGACGACGCGCAGGAGGCGACGGAGGCGACGGCCGCGCTCCTCGGGGCGTTCGCCGCGCGCGGGGTGAAGGTCGTCGCGATCGGCGACCCCGACGTGGCGAGCAACGGCTTCCGCGGCGGGCGGCCCGAGCTGCTCGGCGCGCTCTCGGGGGTGCTCGACGGTGCCACGGTCGACCGCCACGTGCTGCCCGTGGTGCACCGTGGCGGCGCCGAGCTCCGCGCCGTCGTGCAGTCGGCGACGGCGCACATCGGCACCGCTCTGGGCGGGGCTCATCGTGCGGTCGGGGTCGAGCCGGCCGAGCACGACGCGGCGCGGGGCGCCGACCGCGATCGGCCCGCCCTGCTGCCGGTGATCGGCCTCGAGGCGCCGTCGCACGCGGCCGAGTGCCGAGCGGTGTCGGCGCTGCTGCGCGAGCGCCACCTGCTCGACGGGGTGCCGTGGTCGAAGATGGCCGTGGTGCTGCGGTCGGGCGGCGACGTGCCCGCGTTCGAGCGCGGGCTCGCACTGGCCGACGTCCCCACCGCCGGCAGCGCCGCGCGCACGGCCCTGCGCGACGCTCCGGCTGCGGCCGCGCTCCTGTCGGCGGCGTCGCTCGTGCTCGATCGCGAACCGCTCACCTCCGACCTCGCCGTCTCGTTGCTCACGGGTCCGATCGGGCGCCTCGACGCCGTCGGGCTGCGGCGGCTGCGTCTCGCCCTGCGCCACGAGGAGCTCGCGAACGGGGGCGACCGAACGGGCGACGAGCTGCTCGTCGAGGCGCTTGCCGCCCCGGGCGGGTTCGACTCGATCGACGCGGCACCGGCACGCCGAGCGGCGCGACTCGCGAAACTGCTCGCCGCGGCCCGCTCAGAGGCCGACCGCGGCTGCACCGTCGAAGAACTCCTCTGGTCGCTGTGGGAGTCGAGTGCGCTCGCCGCTGAATGGGGCGCGCAGGCGTCGGGTACCGGCGTGCTCGCCGACGAGGCGAACCGGTCGCTCGACGCGGCCGTCGCGCTGTTCGCGGCGGCGCAGCGGTTCGTCGAGCGAGAACCCGACGCGCCCGCCCTGCGGTTCGTCGACGAGGTGCTCGCGAGCGAACTGCCCGAAGACTCGCTCGCCCCGCAGCGCACCGCCGAGTCGGTCGTCGTCACGACGCCACCCGCCCTCATCGGCCGTTCATTCGACGTGGTCGTCGTCGCGGGGCTCCAAGAGGGGGTCTGGCCGAACCTGCGACCACGCGGCACGCTGCTGCACGCGGGGCTGCTCGCGCGCACCGCGACGGCGCTGCGAGCGGGCGCGCCGACGCCGACGGTCGAGACGGTCGCCGAGGCGCGCACGTCGGTGCGCAGCGACGAGCTGCGGCTGTTCGCACTCGCCGCCTCCCGCGCCGAGCGGCAGCTCGTACTCAGCTGCACCGCGAACGACGACGAACAGCCCTCCATGCTCATGGGCTACGCGCCCGACCGGGTGCGGGCGCCCCGGGTGCGACCGCTCCACCTCCGCGGACTCGTCGGCGCGCTTCGCCGCGAGACCGTGGCGTCGCCGACGGGCGAGGCGCCCGCCGCGCTCGCGCTGCTCGCCGAGGAGGGGGTGCCCGGCGCGCATCCCGACGACTGGTACGGGCTCGCCGAGCCCTCGACCACGGCGCCGCTCGTCGACCTCGACGGCGACCCCGAGGCGGTCGTCGCGGTCTCGCCGTCGCAGATCGACCGGGTCGAGGAGTCGCCGCTCGGCTGGTTCATCGACCACGTCGCGTCACCGCCGTCCGGCATCGCCGCGTCGATCGGCACGATCGTGCACGCGGTCGTCGAAGCGGCCGGCAACGACCCCGAGGGCGACACGAGCGTCGAGACCCTCTGGGCGGCAGTGTCGGCCCGGCTCGACGAGCTGCGGTTCGAGGCGGGCTGGGTGGCCGAGCGCGAGCGCCGGGGGGCGCGCACGATGACCGAGGGAGCCGCCGACTATCTCGCGAACTTCGCCGATGACGGCAAGGTGCTGCTCGGGGCGGAGGGCCGTTTCACGCTCGAGCTCGACCGGGTGCGCATCACCGGCACGATCGACCGCGTCGAGGTCTCGCCCGACGGCACGACCGTGATCGTCGACCTGAAGACGGGGCGCACACCCCCGACCGCCGCGCAGACCGCGGCGCATCCGCAGCTCGCCGCGTACCAGCTCGCGGCGAGGTCGGGCGCGGTTCCGGGCGGCGGCACGCTGGGCGGCGCGAAGCTCGTCTACGTGGCCAGACCCGCCTCCGGTCGCGGGTATACCGAACGCGCACAGCAGCCGTTCGACGACGAGGCCGAGGCGGCGTTCCGCGAGCGGCTCGCCGAGGTCGCACGCACGATGGCGGCCGCCGGCTTCGACGGACCGGCCGAGCTCGGCTTCGGGTCGCCGTTCGGGGCCTGGCAGTACCGCGTGCACCTCATCCCGGCGGTGTCGGCATGAGCGGCACCCCCGCCGGCGGCGCGCTGAGCGCGCTCGACATCGCCTCCCGGCTCGGCCTGCACGCGCCGACTCCCGAGCAACGGGCGGTCATCGAGGCCGAACCCGCCGGGCAGAGCCTGGTCGTCGCGGGCGCCGGCAGCGGCAAGACCGAGACGATGGCGAACCGCGTCGTCTGGCTGCTCGCGAACGGCCATGTCCAGGTGCCCGAGGTGCTCGGACTCACGTTCACCCGCAAGGCGGCGGGTGAACTGGCCGAACGCGTCCGCGATCGGGTCGCACAGCTCGTCGGCGAGGGCATCGCCGAGGTCGAGCTCGACCCGCTCGAGTCCGCTGCGGTCGGCACCTACAACGCCTTCGCGAGTGCGATCTACCGCGAGCACGCCATGCTCATCGGTCGTGAGCCCGACGCCTCCGTGCTGGGCGAGGCGTCCGCGTGGCAGCTCGCGCGATCGGTCGCCCAGGCCTCGGCCGATCCGCGGCTCGTCGAGCTCGACGCCTCGCTCGACCGCGTCACCGGGGCGGTGCTCGGCCTCAGCCGGGCGCTCGCCGAGAACGTCGCCGACAGCCGCGACGTCCGCGCGATGGTGCGCGACTTCCTGCAGATGGAGGGGCTGCCGATCGAGGCGCCGCGCAAGCGCACCGACTTCGCCTCCTTCGTCGACGCGCTCGGCGTCGTCGGCGCACTGCCGCCGCTGCTCGAACTGGCCGACGCCTACGCCGCGGCGAAGCAGCAGCGAGGCTTCGTCGAGTTCTCCGACCAGGTCTCGCTCGCGCTCGCGATCTGCGAACGGCACCCCGAGGTCGCCGCGGCACACCGCGAGCGCTATCGCACCGTGCTGCTCGACGAGTACCAGGACACGAGCGTCGTGCAGACGCGGCTCCTCTCGGCGCTCTTCGCCGACCACCCCGTGATGGCCGTCGGCGACCCCGACCAGTCGATCTACGGATGGCGTGGCGCGAGCGCGGCCAATCTCGCACGGTTCGGGCGCGACTTCGCGAGCGACGGCTCGGCCGCCGTGTACGACCTGTCCACGAGCTGGCGCAACCCGCGCATCGTGCTCGACGCCGCGAACGTGCTCATCGCCCCGCTCGACGCCGGCATCCCGAAGGCGCCGCTCGCCGCGTCGCCGTTCGCCGGTCCCGGGCGCCTCGAGGTGGCATGGGCGGAGACCATCGAGGCGGAGGCGGCTCGCGTCGCCGACTGGTTCGCGACCCGTCTCTCGCGCGCCGGAGACCGGCCGAGCGGTGCGCTGCTGTGCCGGACGTTCGCGAACGCCGAGGTGTTCACCGAGGCGCTGCGCGCCCGCGGCGTGCCCGTGCACGTGCTCGGCATGGCGGGCCTGCTC
Coding sequences within it:
- a CDS encoding ferritin-like fold-containing protein, with the translated sequence MVFWSNRRGARQELPRLRPRVAPTEVAKVDFTELVPDPVPFLGQAAYIQLEFFESLSKAVIGATSMHSKERLSAAAGIALRKHHELIAELRRLGVEPDEVMAPFAPATDRLGQATAGADQYELMLGIHVTSGMLDDYFARLAEGLPADLRTRVRSILAAGGIGEVLDAELRAAIESQPGLADRLALWGRSIVGDTLLIARSALRGSEPAERAGDRVEPVFTELIAEHTRRMDALGLTA
- a CDS encoding DUF3107 domain-containing protein, yielding MDVRIGIQNSPRELGFETSQSAAEVEQAVAAALAGQSALLKLADDKGTVYVVPAAALAYVEIGSEESRRVGFVA
- a CDS encoding UrvD/REP family ATP-dependent DNA helicase — its product is MQGTRTAPELVRRLAGGGHAAVFGAPGSGKTTLAIELVADHVEHEGGTTDEVLVVSATRTAATSLRDALAVRLGLTTRGPLARTANSIAFELVRAYTGRPVTLLTGAEHDHIIGELLEGGVRDGFGPAWPDPLTAEVRALRGFRTELRDLMMRAVEHGVDAETLARLGERCDRPEWVAAAAFLAEYDEVKAQLRPTQYDSAELAAFAAAIVRRSTVEAEAVEALGRLAALRLVVVDDAQEATEATAALLGAFAARGVKVVAIGDPDVASNGFRGGRPELLGALSGVLDGATVDRHVLPVVHRGGAELRAVVQSATAHIGTALGGAHRAVGVEPAEHDAARGADRDRPALLPVIGLEAPSHAAECRAVSALLRERHLLDGVPWSKMAVVLRSGGDVPAFERGLALADVPTAGSAARTALRDAPAAAALLSAASLVLDREPLTSDLAVSLLTGPIGRLDAVGLRRLRLALRHEELANGGDRTGDELLVEALAAPGGFDSIDAAPARRAARLAKLLAAARSEADRGCTVEELLWSLWESSALAAEWGAQASGTGVLADEANRSLDAAVALFAAAQRFVEREPDAPALRFVDEVLASELPEDSLAPQRTAESVVVTTPPALIGRSFDVVVVAGLQEGVWPNLRPRGTLLHAGLLARTATALRAGAPTPTVETVAEARTSVRSDELRLFALAASRAERQLVLSCTANDDEQPSMLMGYAPDRVRAPRVRPLHLRGLVGALRRETVASPTGEAPAALALLAEEGVPGAHPDDWYGLAEPSTTAPLVDLDGDPEAVVAVSPSQIDRVEESPLGWFIDHVASPPSGIAASIGTIVHAVVEAAGNDPEGDTSVETLWAAVSARLDELRFEAGWVAERERRGARTMTEGAADYLANFADDGKVLLGAEGRFTLELDRVRITGTIDRVEVSPDGTTVIVDLKTGRTPPTAAQTAAHPQLAAYQLAARSGAVPGGGTLGGAKLVYVARPASGRGYTERAQQPFDDEAEAAFRERLAEVARTMAAAGFDGPAELGFGSPFGAWQYRVHLIPAVSA